From Streptomyces sp. TLI_235, a single genomic window includes:
- a CDS encoding Lsr2 protein — MAQRVQVILEDDLDGGSADETVMFALDGVAYEIDLKGANADKLRDLLAPYVEKGRKQSGRIAGARRSTGGGRAAGRTATAGPDTAKIRSWAKEQGLEINDRGRVPSDIKAKYDKAHAS, encoded by the coding sequence GTGGCACAGAGGGTGCAGGTCATTCTTGAAGACGATCTCGACGGCGGCTCCGCGGACGAGACGGTGATGTTCGCGCTGGACGGCGTTGCCTACGAGATCGACCTGAAGGGCGCCAACGCGGACAAGCTCCGCGATCTGCTGGCCCCGTACGTGGAGAAGGGCCGCAAGCAGAGCGGCCGGATCGCGGGTGCGCGCCGCAGCACCGGCGGCGGCCGCGCCGCAGGCCGTACGGCCACCGCCGGCCCGGACACCGCGAAGATCCGCAGCTGGGCCAAGGAGCAGGGCCTGGAGATCAACGACCGTGGTCGCGTCCCGAGCGACATCAAGGCGAAGTACGACAAGGCACACGCCTCCTGA
- a CDS encoding immune inhibitor A: MKISKRAAAATAAIAVTAALGTGLLPGTATAATPAPVSHDPADAQALKVDHDLPGPLTAKVEAEQKAATEQLLAGTAKIEKHGSSTSVKLGRDKYVELARERTDKIFTILVDFGDQVDSTTTTPDGKVKYGGQPGPAHNLIAQPDRTKDNSTAWQADYNQQHYQDLYFNKTGDSLKTFYEKQSSGRYSVDGQVTDWVKVPWNEARYGSDYCGAHVCNNAQDLIRDGINAWVADQKAKGQTDEQIKATIAQYDQWDRYDFDHDGNFNEPDGYIDHFQIVHAGEDQSAGGGVQGTDALWAHRSYVYGAQAGKTGPENNKLGGTPVGTSGLWVGDYTMQPENGGLGVFAHEYGHDLGLPDLYDTTGKDDNSVGFWSLMSSGSWLGDGKSSIGDKPGDLDAWSKLQLGWLNYDKASANKLSFHWTGPAEYNTKRPQAVVVDLPNKTVTTEINTPFAGANEWWSGSADDLNVSLVRDVDLTGKTSATLTAKAWYDIEQDYDYGYAEVSTDGGAHWTAVDGTFNGTPLQKDGADAPGLTGNSGGKWGDLSYSLNAYAGKAVKVRFHYTTDGGLHMKGLALDNIAINADGAALFSDDAEQGDNGWTATGFSRITGKFSKEYAQHYIVENRQYVSYDTTLKTGPYVFGSAARPDWVDHYQNQNGILIWLWDTSQSDNNVTDHPGSGLVLPVDSHPTPIAWADGTLMRSRMQGYDSTFGFERTDGLQVHRADVLTEIPSAAGVTTFNDHTKKYWDEKTPYSSVKVPDTHTAIDVLWNSSNKLETILMVRPSF, translated from the coding sequence TTGAAGATATCCAAGAGGGCCGCTGCGGCCACTGCTGCCATCGCGGTCACGGCCGCGCTCGGCACGGGCCTGCTGCCCGGGACGGCCACCGCCGCCACGCCGGCCCCTGTCTCGCACGACCCCGCCGACGCTCAGGCGCTCAAGGTCGACCACGACCTGCCGGGCCCGCTGACCGCCAAGGTCGAGGCCGAGCAGAAGGCCGCCACCGAGCAGCTCCTGGCGGGTACCGCCAAGATCGAGAAGCACGGCAGCAGCACCTCCGTGAAGCTGGGCCGCGACAAGTACGTCGAGCTGGCCCGTGAGCGCACGGACAAGATCTTCACCATCCTCGTCGACTTCGGCGACCAGGTGGACAGCACCACCACCACGCCCGACGGCAAGGTGAAGTACGGCGGCCAGCCCGGCCCCGCGCACAACCTGATCGCCCAGCCGGACCGCACCAAGGACAACTCCACCGCCTGGCAGGCTGATTACAACCAGCAGCACTACCAGGACCTGTACTTCAACAAGACCGGCGACTCGCTGAAGACCTTCTACGAGAAGCAGTCCTCGGGCCGCTACTCGGTCGACGGCCAGGTCACCGACTGGGTGAAGGTTCCGTGGAACGAGGCCCGTTACGGCTCGGACTACTGCGGTGCGCACGTCTGCAACAACGCGCAGGACCTGATCCGCGACGGCATCAACGCCTGGGTCGCCGACCAGAAGGCCAAGGGCCAGACGGACGAGCAGATCAAGGCCACCATCGCGCAGTACGACCAGTGGGACCGGTACGACTTCGACCACGACGGCAACTTCAACGAGCCCGACGGTTACATCGACCACTTCCAGATCGTGCACGCCGGTGAGGACCAGTCCGCCGGCGGCGGCGTCCAGGGCACCGACGCGCTCTGGGCCCACCGCAGCTACGTCTACGGTGCCCAGGCCGGCAAGACCGGCCCGGAGAACAACAAGCTCGGTGGCACCCCGGTCGGCACCAGCGGCCTCTGGGTCGGCGACTACACCATGCAGCCGGAGAACGGCGGCCTCGGTGTCTTCGCCCACGAGTACGGCCACGACCTCGGCCTGCCGGACCTCTACGACACCACGGGCAAGGACGACAACTCGGTCGGCTTCTGGTCGCTGATGTCCTCCGGTTCCTGGCTGGGCGACGGCAAGTCGTCGATCGGCGACAAGCCGGGCGACCTCGACGCCTGGAGCAAGCTGCAGCTCGGCTGGCTGAACTACGACAAGGCCAGCGCCAACAAGCTGTCCTTCCACTGGACCGGTCCGGCGGAGTACAACACCAAGCGCCCGCAGGCCGTGGTGGTCGACCTCCCGAACAAGACCGTCACCACCGAGATCAACACCCCGTTCGCGGGTGCGAACGAGTGGTGGAGCGGCAGCGCGGACGACCTGAACGTCTCGCTGGTGCGTGATGTCGACCTGACCGGCAAGACCTCGGCGACGCTGACCGCCAAGGCCTGGTACGACATCGAGCAGGACTACGACTACGGCTACGCCGAGGTCTCCACTGACGGTGGCGCCCACTGGACCGCCGTCGACGGCACCTTCAACGGCACCCCGCTGCAGAAGGACGGCGCCGACGCGCCGGGCCTCACCGGCAACTCGGGCGGCAAGTGGGGCGACCTGTCCTACTCGCTGAACGCCTACGCCGGCAAGGCCGTCAAGGTCCGCTTCCACTACACCACCGACGGCGGCCTGCACATGAAGGGCCTCGCGCTGGACAACATCGCGATCAACGCCGACGGTGCCGCGCTGTTCAGCGACGACGCGGAGCAGGGTGACAACGGCTGGACCGCCACCGGCTTCTCGCGGATCACGGGCAAGTTCTCCAAGGAATACGCCCAGCACTACATCGTCGAGAACCGCCAGTACGTGTCCTACGACACCACGCTGAAGACCGGTCCGTACGTGTTCGGTTCCGCGGCCCGCCCGGACTGGGTGGACCACTACCAGAACCAGAACGGCATCCTGATCTGGCTGTGGGACACCTCGCAGTCCGACAACAACGTCACCGACCACCCGGGTTCCGGTCTGGTCCTGCCGGTCGACTCGCACCCGACCCCGATCGCGTGGGCCGACGGCACCCTGATGCGCTCGCGCATGCAGGGCTACGACTCCACGTTCGGGTTCGAGCGCACCGACGGCCTGCAGGTCCACCGGGCCGACGTGCTCACCGAGATCCCGAGCGCGGCCGGCGTCACCACCTTCAACGACCACACCAAGAAGTACTGGGACGAGAAGACCCCGTACTCCAGCGTGAAGGTGCCGGACACCCACACCGCGATCGACGTGCTGTGGAACAGCTCCAACAAGCTGGAGACCATCCTGATGGTCCGTCCGTCTTTCTGA
- a CDS encoding nicotinate-nucleotide pyrophosphorylase [carboxylating], with product MTHDELPLASAGGCGDGCACGEGEAYETGLDPALAALLEEAGLDPVEVEDIAMLALGEDLAGGEDVTSVATVPADAVATADFTARQAGVVAGLRVAEAVVSLVCEEEFEVERHVEDGARVEAGQVLLSVRSRTRDLLTAERSALNLLCHLSGIATATRAWADVLEGTGAVVRDTRKTTPGLRALEKFAVRCGGGANHRMALSDAALVKDNHVVAAGGVAEAFRAVRAAYPDLAVEVEVDTVDQITPVLEAGADLILLDNFTVPQLKEAVALVAGRAKLEASGGLTLATAREVAETGVDYLAVGALTHSSPVLDIGLDLRA from the coding sequence ATGACCCACGACGAACTCCCGCTCGCCTCCGCCGGCGGCTGCGGCGACGGCTGCGCCTGCGGCGAGGGCGAGGCGTACGAGACCGGTCTGGACCCGGCGCTCGCGGCGCTGCTGGAGGAGGCCGGCCTGGACCCGGTCGAGGTCGAGGACATCGCGATGCTCGCGCTCGGCGAGGACCTGGCCGGCGGCGAGGACGTCACCTCGGTGGCGACCGTTCCGGCGGACGCCGTCGCCACCGCCGACTTCACCGCCCGCCAGGCCGGCGTGGTGGCCGGCCTGCGGGTGGCCGAGGCCGTGGTCTCCCTGGTCTGCGAGGAGGAGTTCGAGGTCGAGCGGCACGTCGAGGACGGCGCCCGGGTCGAGGCCGGCCAGGTGCTGCTCTCCGTGCGCAGCCGCACCCGGGACCTGCTGACCGCCGAGCGCAGCGCGCTCAACCTGCTCTGCCACCTGTCCGGCATCGCCACCGCGACCCGGGCCTGGGCGGACGTCCTGGAGGGCACCGGCGCGGTCGTCCGGGACACCCGCAAGACCACCCCGGGCCTGCGGGCGCTGGAGAAGTTCGCGGTCCGCTGCGGCGGCGGCGCCAACCACCGGATGGCGCTGTCCGACGCCGCGCTGGTGAAGGACAACCACGTGGTGGCGGCCGGCGGTGTCGCGGAGGCGTTCCGCGCGGTGCGGGCGGCCTACCCGGACCTCGCCGTCGAGGTCGAGGTCGACACCGTGGACCAGATCACGCCGGTGCTGGAGGCCGGGGCGGACCTGATCCTGCTCGACAACTTCACCGTGCCGCAGCTCAAGGAGGCCGTCGCCCTGGTGGCCGGCCGGGCGAAGCTGGAGGCGTCCGGCGGACTGACCCTGGCCACGGCGCGCGAGGTCGCCGAGACTGGTGTCGACTACCTGGCCGTCGGTGCCCTGACGCACTCCTCTCCGGTCCTCGACATCGGCCTCGACCTCCGCGCCTGA
- a CDS encoding N-acetylglutamate synthase, translating into MEVTIRRARTTDVRAVRTLIDAYSRDGILLDKPTVTLFESVQEFWVAERDDTGTVIACGALHVMWEDLAEVRTLAVHPSCTGHGIGHLLLEKLLQTARWLGVRRIFCLTFEVSFFAKHGFVEIGETDDRTSDPAAVATEVYEELLRSYDEGVAEFLDLERVKPNTLGNSRMLLRL; encoded by the coding sequence ATGGAGGTCACCATCCGCCGTGCGCGGACCACCGACGTGCGGGCCGTACGGACACTCATCGACGCGTACTCGCGCGACGGCATTCTGCTCGACAAGCCGACGGTCACCCTGTTCGAATCCGTGCAGGAGTTCTGGGTGGCCGAGCGCGACGACACCGGCACGGTGATCGCCTGCGGAGCGCTGCACGTCATGTGGGAGGACCTCGCGGAGGTCCGCACGCTGGCGGTGCACCCGTCCTGCACCGGACACGGCATCGGGCACCTCCTGCTGGAGAAGCTGCTGCAGACCGCGCGCTGGCTCGGCGTACGTCGGATTTTCTGCTTGACGTTCGAGGTGTCGTTCTTCGCGAAACACGGTTTCGTCGAGATCGGGGAAACCGACGATCGTACGTCAGACCCGGCGGCCGTGGCCACGGAAGTCTATGAAGAACTCCTGCGCTCGTACGATGAAGGAGTCGCGGAGTTCCTGGACCTGGAGCGGGTGAAGCCCAACACTCTGGGCAACTCGCGCATGCTCCTGCGCCTCTGA
- a CDS encoding ATP-dependent Clp protease ATP-binding subunit ClpC: MFERFTDRARRVVVLAQEEARMLNHNYIGTEHILLGLIHEGEGVAAKALESLGISLEAVRQQVEEIIGQGQQAPSGHIPFTPRAKKVLELSLREALQLGHNYIGTEHILLGLIREGEGVAAQVLVKLGADLNRVRQQVIQLLSGYQGGGKESATAGGPAEGTPSTSLVLDQFGRNLTQAAREAKLDPVIGREKEIERVMQVLSRRTKNNPVLIGEPGVGKTAVVEGLAQAIVKGEVPETLKDKQLYTLDLGALVAGSRYRGDFEERLKKVLKEIRTRGDIILFIDELHTLVGAGAAEGAIDAASILKPMLARGELQTIGATTLDEYRKHLEKDAALERRFQPIQVAEPSLPHTIEILKGLRDRYEAHHRVSITDAALVAAATLADRYISDRFLPDKAIDLIDEAGSRMRIRRMTAPPDLREFDEKIAEVRREKESAIDAQDFEKAASLRDDEKQLLTAKAKREKEWKAGDMDVVAEVDEELIAEVLATATGIPVFKLTEEESSRLLRMEDELHKRVIGQKDAIKALSQAIRRTRAGLKDPKRPGGSFIFAGPSGVGKTELSKTLAEFLFGDEDALIALDMSEFSEKHTVSRLFGSPPGYVGYEEGGQLTEKVRRKPFSVVLFDEVEKAHPDIFNSLLQILEDGRLTDSQGRVVDFKNTVIIMTTNLGTRDISKGFNLGFAATGDATSGYERMKAKVSEELKQHFRPEFLNRVDDIVVFHQLSEDDIIQIVDLMIAKVDGRLKDRDMGLELSVEAKKLLAKKGYDPILGARPLRRTIQREIEDHLSEKILFGELRAGHIVVVGTEGEGKEAKFTFRGEEKSPVADTPAAAVGSTGPDLTK; encoded by the coding sequence ATGTTCGAAAGGTTCACCGACCGCGCGCGGCGGGTTGTCGTCCTGGCTCAGGAAGAAGCCCGGATGCTCAACCACAACTACATCGGCACCGAGCACATCCTCCTGGGTCTGATCCACGAGGGTGAGGGTGTCGCCGCCAAGGCCCTGGAGAGCCTCGGGATCTCGCTCGAGGCGGTCCGGCAGCAGGTCGAGGAGATCATCGGCCAGGGGCAGCAGGCCCCGTCCGGCCACATCCCCTTCACCCCCCGGGCGAAGAAGGTCCTGGAGCTGTCGCTCCGCGAGGCCCTTCAGCTCGGCCACAACTACATCGGCACCGAGCACATCCTGCTCGGCCTGATCCGCGAGGGCGAGGGCGTCGCCGCCCAGGTCCTGGTGAAGCTGGGCGCCGATCTGAACCGGGTCCGGCAGCAGGTCATCCAGCTGCTCTCCGGTTACCAGGGCGGCGGCAAGGAGTCGGCCACCGCCGGCGGCCCCGCCGAGGGCACTCCTTCCACCTCGCTGGTCCTCGACCAGTTCGGCCGCAACCTGACGCAGGCCGCGCGCGAGGCCAAGCTCGACCCGGTGATCGGGCGCGAGAAGGAGATCGAGCGGGTCATGCAGGTGCTGTCCCGCCGCACCAAGAACAACCCCGTGCTGATCGGTGAGCCCGGCGTCGGCAAGACGGCCGTGGTCGAGGGTCTGGCGCAGGCGATCGTCAAGGGCGAGGTCCCGGAGACGCTGAAGGACAAGCAGCTCTACACCCTGGACCTCGGCGCCCTGGTCGCCGGCTCCCGGTACCGCGGTGACTTCGAGGAGCGCCTGAAGAAGGTGCTCAAGGAGATCCGCACCCGCGGCGACATCATCCTGTTCATCGACGAGCTGCACACCCTGGTCGGCGCGGGCGCCGCCGAGGGCGCGATCGACGCCGCCAGCATCCTCAAGCCGATGCTGGCCCGCGGCGAGCTGCAGACCATCGGTGCCACCACGCTCGACGAGTACCGCAAGCACCTGGAGAAGGACGCCGCGCTGGAGCGCCGCTTCCAGCCGATCCAGGTCGCCGAGCCGTCGCTGCCGCACACCATCGAGATCCTCAAGGGCCTGCGCGACCGGTACGAGGCGCACCACCGGGTCTCGATCACCGACGCCGCCCTGGTCGCCGCCGCCACCCTGGCCGACCGGTACATCTCGGACCGCTTCCTGCCGGACAAGGCGATCGACCTGATCGACGAGGCCGGCTCCCGGATGCGCATCCGCCGGATGACCGCGCCGCCGGACCTGCGCGAGTTCGACGAGAAGATCGCCGAGGTCCGCCGCGAGAAGGAGAGCGCGATCGACGCGCAGGACTTCGAGAAGGCCGCCTCGCTGCGCGACGACGAGAAGCAGCTGCTCACCGCGAAGGCCAAGCGGGAGAAGGAGTGGAAGGCCGGCGACATGGACGTCGTCGCCGAGGTGGACGAGGAGCTCATCGCCGAGGTCCTGGCCACGGCCACCGGCATCCCGGTCTTCAAGCTGACCGAGGAGGAGTCCTCCCGCCTGCTGCGCATGGAGGACGAGCTGCACAAGCGCGTCATCGGCCAGAAGGACGCCATCAAGGCGCTCTCCCAGGCCATCCGGCGCACCCGTGCGGGCCTCAAGGACCCGAAGCGCCCCGGCGGCTCCTTCATCTTCGCCGGTCCGTCCGGTGTCGGTAAGACCGAGCTGTCGAAGACGCTGGCGGAGTTCCTCTTCGGCGACGAGGACGCGCTGATCGCGCTCGACATGTCCGAGTTCTCGGAGAAGCACACGGTCTCCCGGCTGTTCGGCTCCCCGCCCGGCTACGTGGGCTACGAGGAGGGCGGCCAGCTGACCGAGAAGGTGCGCCGCAAGCCGTTCTCCGTCGTCCTCTTCGACGAGGTGGAGAAGGCCCACCCGGACATCTTCAACTCGCTGCTGCAGATCCTGGAGGACGGCCGCCTGACCGACTCCCAGGGCCGCGTGGTCGACTTCAAGAACACGGTCATCATCATGACCACCAACCTCGGCACCCGGGACATCTCCAAGGGCTTCAACCTGGGCTTCGCGGCCACGGGCGACGCCACCAGCGGGTACGAGCGGATGAAGGCGAAGGTCAGCGAGGAGCTCAAGCAGCACTTCCGGCCGGAGTTCCTGAACCGTGTCGACGACATCGTGGTGTTCCACCAGCTGTCCGAGGACGACATCATCCAGATCGTCGACCTCATGATCGCCAAGGTGGACGGCCGCCTCAAGGACCGCGACATGGGCCTGGAGCTCAGCGTCGAGGCCAAGAAGCTGCTGGCGAAGAAGGGCTACGACCCGATCCTGGGCGCCCGTCCGCTGCGCCGGACGATCCAGCGCGAGATCGAGGACCACCTGTCCGAGAAGATCCTCTTCGGCGAGCTGCGCGCCGGCCACATCGTGGTCGTCGGCACCGAGGGCGAGGGCAAGGAAGCGAAGTTCACCTTCCGCGGCGAGGAGAAGTCGCCGGTGGCGGACACCCCGGCCGCCGCGGTCGGCTCCACCGGCCCGGACCTCACCAAGTAA
- a CDS encoding pantothenate kinase: MLLTIDVGNTQTTLGLFDGEEIVEHWRISTDPRRTADELAVLLQGLMGAHPIVSADDRVAGLAICSSVPAVLHELREVTRRYYGDVPAVIVEPGVKTGVHVLMDNPKEVGADRIVNALAANHLYGGPCIVVDFGTATTFDAVNARGDYVGGAIAPGIEISVEALGLRGAQLRKIELARPRNVIGKNTVEGMQSGILYGFAGQVDGLVNRMARELAKDPDDVQVIATGGLAPLVLGEAETIDVHEPWLTLIGLRLVWERNKV; encoded by the coding sequence GTGCTCCTGACCATCGACGTCGGCAACACCCAGACCACGCTCGGCCTGTTCGACGGCGAGGAGATCGTCGAACACTGGCGGATCTCCACCGACCCGCGGCGCACCGCGGACGAGCTGGCGGTGCTGCTGCAGGGCCTGATGGGCGCCCACCCCATCGTGTCCGCCGACGACCGGGTGGCAGGGCTGGCGATCTGCTCCTCGGTGCCCGCCGTGCTCCACGAGCTCCGCGAGGTGACGCGCCGCTACTACGGCGACGTGCCCGCGGTGATCGTGGAGCCGGGGGTGAAGACCGGGGTGCACGTCCTGATGGACAACCCCAAGGAGGTCGGCGCCGACCGGATCGTGAACGCGCTGGCCGCCAACCACCTGTACGGCGGCCCGTGCATCGTGGTGGACTTCGGCACCGCCACCACCTTCGACGCGGTGAACGCCCGCGGCGACTACGTGGGCGGCGCGATCGCGCCGGGCATCGAGATCTCGGTGGAGGCGCTGGGGCTGCGCGGCGCGCAGCTGCGCAAGATCGAGTTGGCCCGCCCCCGCAACGTCATCGGCAAGAACACCGTTGAGGGTATGCAGTCCGGCATCCTGTACGGCTTCGCCGGGCAGGTCGACGGCCTGGTGAACCGGATGGCCCGGGAGCTCGCCAAGGACCCGGACGACGTCCAGGTGATCGCCACCGGCGGCCTGGCGCCGCTGGTCCTCGGCGAGGCCGAGACCATCGACGTGCACGAGCCCTGGCTCACGCTGATCGGCCTGCGGCTGGTCTGGGAGCGCAACAAGGTCTGA
- a CDS encoding putative transcriptional regulator — MVRQLGELENDIMTRVWQWNRPVTVREVLQDLRTERDIAYTTVMTVLDKLYRKGWLRREQAGRAYRYEPVSSREAYTAALMNDAWATSDNPAAALVHFFGLMSPEQREALRDALRVAAVLPSEPARPAAERDTGETGGGAAR, encoded by the coding sequence ATGGTGCGGCAACTCGGAGAACTCGAGAACGACATCATGACCAGGGTCTGGCAGTGGAACCGCCCGGTCACGGTTCGCGAGGTTCTGCAGGATCTGCGGACGGAACGCGATATCGCGTACACCACCGTGATGACGGTGCTCGACAAGCTGTACAGAAAGGGCTGGCTGCGCCGGGAACAGGCGGGCCGGGCGTATCGATATGAGCCGGTGTCCTCGCGCGAGGCCTACACCGCCGCTCTGATGAACGACGCCTGGGCGACGAGCGACAATCCGGCGGCGGCACTCGTGCACTTCTTCGGACTGATGTCGCCGGAGCAACGCGAGGCACTGCGGGACGCACTGCGGGTCGCCGCCGTCCTTCCTTCCGAACCGGCGCGCCCCGCGGCGGAGCGGGACACCGGGGAGACCGGGGGCGGCGCGGCACGATAG
- a CDS encoding lysyl-tRNA synthetase class II, protein MSDQTTAPATDDLPEQMRVRREKLDRLRAAGIDPYPVGFPRTTTITDLRAKHPDLAADTATGERVGITGRVILARTGGKLCFATLRDGSGDLQVMLSLDKLGEERLSAWKTDIDLGDQVGVEGEVITSRRGELSVMVDRWELTAKCLRPLPDKHKGLTDPEARVRQRYVDLIVNPEAREMLQLRTKVIRSIRRTYEDRGYLEVETPMLQPIHGGANARPFKTHINAYDIELYLRIATELYLKRLVVGGAEKVFEINRNFRNEGADATHNPEFTALESYEAYGDYDTQAELIRAIIVNAARDALGTTVVKGLGPDGEEHEIDLAEPWEEVSVYPGISARIGTEITPDTSVEELRTLADKAGVPWEKEWGHGQIVLEMIERLLEHHAIRPTFIKDYPTEVSPLTRQHRSVPGVAEKWDLVIFGTEIGTAYSELIDPVEQRARLTAQSLLAAGGDVEAMQLDEDFLRALEYAMPPTGGLGLGVDRLIMLLTGKNIRETVLFPLVRPDQQSGAAAKGSGAAAAEDAEEE, encoded by the coding sequence GTGAGCGATCAGACCACCGCCCCCGCGACCGACGACCTCCCCGAGCAGATGCGCGTCCGGCGCGAGAAGCTGGACCGGCTCCGGGCGGCCGGAATCGACCCGTACCCGGTCGGATTCCCCCGCACCACCACCATCACCGACCTGCGTGCCAAGCACCCGGACCTGGCCGCGGACACCGCGACCGGCGAGCGCGTCGGCATCACCGGCCGCGTGATCCTGGCCCGCACCGGCGGCAAGCTGTGCTTCGCCACCCTGCGCGACGGCTCCGGCGACCTGCAGGTGATGCTCTCGCTCGACAAGCTGGGCGAGGAGCGACTGTCGGCCTGGAAGACCGACATCGACCTCGGCGACCAGGTCGGCGTGGAGGGCGAGGTCATCACCTCCCGCCGCGGCGAGCTGAGCGTCATGGTCGACCGCTGGGAGCTCACCGCGAAGTGCCTGCGGCCGCTGCCGGACAAGCACAAGGGCCTGACCGACCCGGAGGCCCGGGTCCGCCAGCGCTACGTGGACCTCATCGTGAACCCCGAGGCGCGCGAGATGCTCCAGCTGCGCACCAAGGTGATCCGCTCGATCCGCCGCACCTACGAGGACCGCGGCTACCTCGAGGTCGAGACCCCGATGCTGCAGCCGATCCACGGCGGCGCCAACGCGCGTCCGTTCAAGACGCACATCAACGCCTACGACATCGAGCTCTACCTGCGCATCGCGACCGAGCTCTACCTCAAGCGGCTGGTCGTCGGCGGCGCCGAGAAGGTCTTCGAGATCAACCGGAACTTCCGCAACGAGGGCGCCGACGCGACCCACAACCCGGAGTTCACCGCCCTGGAGTCGTACGAGGCGTACGGCGACTACGACACCCAGGCCGAGCTGATCCGCGCGATCATCGTCAACGCGGCCCGGGACGCCCTCGGCACCACCGTGGTCAAGGGCCTCGGCCCGGACGGCGAGGAGCACGAGATCGACCTGGCCGAGCCGTGGGAGGAGGTCTCGGTGTACCCGGGCATCTCCGCGCGGATCGGCACCGAGATCACCCCGGACACCTCCGTCGAGGAGCTCCGTACGCTCGCCGACAAGGCCGGCGTGCCGTGGGAGAAGGAGTGGGGCCACGGCCAGATCGTGCTGGAGATGATCGAGCGGCTGCTGGAGCACCACGCGATCCGTCCGACCTTCATCAAGGACTACCCGACCGAGGTCTCCCCGCTGACCCGCCAGCACCGCTCCGTCCCGGGCGTCGCGGAGAAGTGGGACCTGGTGATCTTCGGCACCGAGATCGGCACCGCCTACTCCGAGCTGATCGACCCGGTCGAGCAGCGCGCCCGGCTGACCGCCCAGTCGCTGCTGGCGGCCGGCGGCGACGTCGAGGCCATGCAGCTGGACGAGGACTTCCTGCGGGCCCTGGAGTACGCGATGCCGCCCACCGGCGGCCTCGGCCTCGGCGTCGACCGCCTGATCATGCTGCTCACCGGCAAGAACATCCGCGAGACGGTGCTCTTCCCGCTGGTGCGGCCTGATCAGCAGAGTGGGGCGGCCGCGAAGGGCAGCGGCGCCGCCGCTGCGGAAGACGCAGAAGAGGAGTGA